In one window of Methanolobus mangrovi DNA:
- a CDS encoding MFS transporter, translated as MDKNRFLIYSTVFLIMALSNSVIPVLPEISSTGQINHSSFITTLLFSGYFIGALLTMIPFGLMADIYEHIKLIVLAIALTFFAGVVLTFTENIYLLIAGRLIEGIACGAFFPAAYAILSGFREKNRYIGEFNFLLNAGLAAGVLTSGFLAEWSIKGAIILFTIMAALILSIGISALFTKNKAKKTIVRKAIPAPNFRKIINKTFDLKFMRTWTTAFLIFGITGVMLAFYPEYSKDTLSKPELGIVIAILYVSSMVTNIIVGRMGLGFKKMVFAGILLATTGVIIAIKFPFLGFALIGIGSGTGMIGLPIAVSHMPLEKGLAMGIFNTYTYAGLAFMPIIAGLFVNLGYQAVFILSAFFMVMSLFLKDGVKSEE; from the coding sequence ATGGATAAAAACCGGTTTTTGATCTATTCAACAGTATTTCTTATCATGGCATTATCTAATTCCGTTATTCCGGTACTGCCTGAAATATCTTCAACCGGACAAATAAACCATAGTAGTTTTATAACCACATTACTCTTTTCCGGATACTTCATTGGAGCTTTACTCACCATGATCCCCTTTGGATTAATGGCAGATATATATGAGCATATAAAACTTATTGTGCTTGCAATTGCACTCACTTTCTTCGCAGGAGTAGTACTCACATTTACGGAAAACATCTACCTGCTCATTGCCGGCCGACTCATCGAAGGTATCGCTTGTGGTGCATTCTTCCCTGCAGCTTATGCAATACTTTCCGGCTTCCGGGAAAAGAACCGCTATATCGGAGAGTTCAATTTCCTGCTTAATGCAGGCCTTGCTGCCGGAGTATTGACTTCAGGATTCCTGGCTGAATGGTCAATTAAAGGTGCAATCATCCTGTTCACCATTATGGCTGCACTAATATTATCTATCGGAATATCTGCTTTATTCACAAAGAACAAGGCTAAAAAAACAATAGTAAGAAAAGCAATCCCTGCACCAAATTTCAGGAAGATAATCAATAAAACATTCGATCTCAAATTCATGCGTACATGGACCACCGCATTCCTGATCTTTGGAATAACAGGAGTGATGCTTGCTTTTTATCCCGAATACAGCAAGGATACGCTAAGTAAACCAGAACTTGGGATTGTCATCGCCATACTTTATGTCAGTTCCATGGTCACCAACATTATTGTCGGAAGAATGGGCCTGGGATTTAAAAAAATGGTCTTCGCAGGAATCCTGCTGGCAACCACCGGCGTAATAATAGCCATCAAGTTCCCGTTTTTAGGTTTCGCACTAATTGGCATAGGTTCAGGAACAGGAATGATCGGACTGCCGATAGCTGTCTCACACATGCCTTTAGAAAAAGGTCTTGCCATGGGAATCTTCAATACATACACTTACGCAGGACTTGCATTCATGCCTATTATCGCAGGATTATTTGTTAATCTGGGTTATCAGGCAGTGTTTATCTTAAGTGCTTTTTTTATGGTTATGTCTCTTTTCCTGAAAGATGGGGTGAAAAGTGAGGAATGA
- a CDS encoding DUF2551 domain-containing protein, whose amino-acid sequence MDSIRAKIKRRLQKFIELDCNGLRSHILSLFLNAKETTVDELHTNIAQKYDISRSAVASMVGYIYSKLGVLRSHKESYKTPIVYSLKEEYEDLIRNALESKSSASSC is encoded by the coding sequence ATGGACTCAATTCGCGCAAAAATAAAACGAAGATTGCAAAAGTTCATTGAACTTGATTGTAATGGGCTCCGCAGTCACATATTATCCCTGTTCTTAAATGCAAAGGAGACAACGGTTGATGAATTGCATACGAATATCGCTCAAAAATATGATATTTCCCGTAGTGCAGTAGCATCAATGGTAGGTTACATCTATTCAAAATTAGGTGTGCTTAGATCTCATAAGGAATCTTATAAGACTCCTATAGTATATTCTTTGAAGGAAGAATATGAGGACCTCATAAGAAATGCATTAGAATCAAAATCATCAGCTTCAAGTTGCTGA
- a CDS encoding ATP-dependent zinc protease family protein produces the protein MSKKDQVLILGWREWVALPDLGLHAIKAKVDTGARTSALHAFNIDLYEDDGIEMVRFFVHPIQKNQNFQVECIAPLKDQRQVTDSGGHKELRYVIETDVVVANRRYPIELTLTDRDTMLFRILLGRSAIDNSMMVDPGASFICGKLNTNKVYDLKSEVDK, from the coding sequence ATGAGTAAAAAAGACCAGGTATTAATTCTTGGATGGAGGGAGTGGGTCGCGTTACCTGACCTCGGTTTACATGCCATCAAGGCTAAAGTGGACACAGGTGCAAGAACGTCTGCTCTACATGCTTTTAATATTGACCTTTACGAAGATGATGGTATTGAAATGGTCCGGTTCTTTGTCCATCCAATACAAAAAAACCAAAATTTCCAGGTAGAATGCATTGCGCCTCTAAAAGACCAGCGTCAAGTGACTGATTCTGGCGGTCATAAAGAGCTGCGTTACGTTATCGAAACAGATGTTGTTGTTGCAAACCGTCGCTACCCTATTGAATTAACACTTACAGATCGTGACACCATGCTTTTCAGGATATTACTCGGTCGCAGTGCAATAGATAATTCGATGATGGTTGATCCTGGTGCATCATTTATATGTGGTAAACTTAACACAAACAAAGTATATGATTTGAAATCTGAGGTTGACAAATGA
- a CDS encoding type III PLP-dependent enzyme, translated as MRKEQYDFPLGDFISEDNFDKIKEFSEGKETPFLVVNLAKVERMYDELVKNMPFVKIYYAMKANPLDEVITALKNKGSNFDAATIYEIDQLIRLGVQPEKISYGNTIKKEKDIAYAYEKGVRLFVTDSESDLHKIARNAPGSRVFFRLLTESDGADWPLSRKFGSHPDIIYELIIQAHDLGLEPYGLSFHVGSQQRDIGQWDNAISKCKYLFEAVALQGIKLKMINLGGGFPAKYQSPANELETYAHEILRFIQEDFGEDHPEIIIEPGRSLVADAGIIVTEIIMISRKARLNQYKWVYLDIGKFGGLIETLDECIKYPIYSERKGYEEEAILAGPTCDSMDILYEHHKYFFPETLEEGDKLYIFTTGAYTQSYSSVAFNGFPPLKAYVIKDFGQEME; from the coding sequence ATGAGAAAAGAGCAATATGATTTTCCTCTAGGTGATTTCATCTCTGAGGACAACTTTGATAAGATCAAGGAATTTTCTGAAGGTAAAGAAACACCATTCCTTGTTGTGAATCTGGCAAAAGTTGAAAGAATGTATGATGAGCTTGTCAAAAACATGCCTTTTGTGAAGATATATTACGCAATGAAGGCAAATCCTCTTGATGAGGTCATAACGGCCCTTAAGAATAAAGGATCTAATTTTGATGCTGCCACAATATATGAAATCGACCAATTGATAAGACTTGGAGTCCAGCCAGAGAAAATAAGCTATGGTAACACTATCAAAAAGGAAAAAGATATTGCTTATGCATATGAAAAAGGCGTTCGTCTTTTTGTTACGGACTCAGAGAGCGACCTGCATAAAATTGCACGAAATGCTCCGGGATCCAGGGTATTCTTCCGTTTGCTAACTGAAAGTGACGGTGCAGACTGGCCATTATCCCGAAAATTCGGCTCTCACCCGGATATAATCTATGAACTGATAATTCAGGCACATGACCTCGGTCTGGAACCTTATGGCCTCTCATTCCATGTAGGTTCCCAGCAGCGTGATATAGGACAATGGGACAATGCTATCTCAAAATGCAAGTATCTTTTTGAAGCTGTAGCCCTTCAGGGCATCAAACTCAAAATGATCAACCTTGGTGGCGGATTCCCTGCCAAGTACCAGTCTCCTGCCAACGAGCTTGAAACATATGCTCATGAGATACTCCGTTTCATACAGGAAGACTTTGGGGAGGACCATCCGGAGATAATCATTGAACCAGGTCGCTCACTTGTGGCTGATGCCGGAATAATTGTCACCGAAATAATAATGATCTCCAGGAAAGCAAGGCTCAATCAGTATAAGTGGGTGTACCTTGACATTGGTAAGTTTGGTGGTCTTATTGAAACCCTGGATGAATGTATAAAATACCCAATTTACTCAGAAAGAAAGGGTTATGAGGAAGAAGCGATATTAGCAGGTCCAACCTGTGATAGTATGGATATTCTTTACGAACACCATAAATATTTCTTCCCCGAGACCCTGGAAGAAGGAGATAAACTATATATTTTCACTACAGGGGCTTACACGCAAAGTTACAGTTCCGTGGCTTTTAATGGTTTCCCACCATTGAAGGCATATGTGATAAAAGACTTTGGACAGGAAATGGAGTAA
- the rimK gene encoding 30S ribosomal protein S6--L-glutamate ligase: protein MKIALLSRNPKLYSSRRLIEAAEERGHEVQVIDVLRAYMNITSHKPSIHYKGEELEDFDVVIPRIGASVTFYGAAVLRQFEMMGVFPLNESVAITRSRDKLRSLQLLSREGIGLPVTGYASKPDDIKDMIKMVGGAPLVIKLLEGTQGIGVVLAETQKAAESVIEGFMGVKANILVQEYISEANGADIRCLVIGGKVVAAMKRQALKGEFRSNLHRGGSAEVIKITPEERSTVVRAAKIMGLNVAGVDILRSNHGPLVMEVNSSPGLEGIEAATGKDIAGMIIEYSEKASKPGKTGTRGKG from the coding sequence ATGAAAATTGCCTTATTGTCACGAAATCCTAAACTATATTCATCTCGTCGCTTAATTGAAGCAGCAGAAGAAAGGGGACACGAAGTTCAAGTGATCGACGTATTGAGAGCTTATATGAACATTACTTCCCATAAACCATCCATTCACTACAAAGGTGAGGAACTTGAGGACTTTGATGTAGTTATTCCTCGTATCGGTGCATCTGTGACATTCTATGGTGCTGCTGTCCTGCGACAATTTGAAATGATGGGAGTTTTTCCCTTAAATGAATCGGTTGCGATCACACGTTCCAGAGACAAACTGCGCTCTTTACAGTTACTATCCCGCGAAGGCATCGGTCTGCCTGTAACAGGCTATGCAAGTAAGCCTGATGATATAAAGGACATGATAAAAATGGTCGGTGGTGCACCTCTTGTTATTAAACTTCTTGAGGGCACACAGGGCATTGGTGTAGTACTTGCAGAAACGCAGAAAGCTGCAGAAAGTGTAATAGAAGGTTTCATGGGTGTGAAAGCCAACATCCTGGTTCAGGAATACATCAGTGAAGCCAATGGAGCGGACATTCGTTGCTTAGTTATTGGTGGTAAAGTTGTTGCAGCCATGAAAAGACAGGCATTAAAAGGTGAATTCCGGTCAAATCTACACAGGGGTGGTTCTGCTGAGGTTATCAAAATAACACCGGAAGAACGCTCAACTGTTGTACGTGCTGCAAAGATCATGGGACTTAACGTGGCAGGTGTTGATATATTACGCTCTAATCACGGTCCACTGGTAATGGAAGTAAACTCCAGCCCGGGTCTGGAGGGTATAGAAGCTGCTACAGGTAAGGATATTGCAGGTATGATCATTGAGTATAGTGAGAAAGCCAGCAAACCCGGTAAAACCGGAACCCGTGGAAAAGGTTGA
- a CDS encoding succinylglutamate desuccinylase/aspartoacylase family protein, translating to MRPPITIAGVTIQPGTRQSIELPIPSFYTHTSASMPLHVVHGRKPGPCMLICAAIHGDEINGVEIIRRILANKTVNNIKGTIIAIPIVNVFGFVSQSRYLPDRRDLNRSFPGSKNGSMASRLANILMTEIISQCTHVIDLHTGAVARNNLPQIRAFLEDEPETEAMARAFGVPVIINSDVRDGSLREAARKQNIPVILYEAGEALRFDEVAIRAGVRGILEVMSFLGMRQKSRKKKENSTRISRSTHWVRAPESGILRSIIPLGTLVQKDDILAYISDPLGEIETKVLSSTSGIIIGKTNLPLAHEGEGIFHIAKYSEAEEVSNHIEIYHDELDPLTDEIRSEEIPLV from the coding sequence ATGCGACCCCCTATTACAATTGCAGGCGTAACTATTCAACCGGGAACGAGGCAATCTATCGAGTTACCCATTCCCAGTTTTTATACCCACACATCAGCATCAATGCCGTTGCATGTTGTACATGGCCGTAAGCCAGGCCCATGCATGCTGATATGTGCTGCAATTCATGGGGATGAGATCAATGGTGTGGAGATCATTCGCCGCATCCTTGCAAATAAAACTGTCAATAACATAAAAGGCACCATCATTGCTATTCCAATTGTAAATGTATTTGGTTTTGTCTCACAATCCCGTTATTTGCCTGACAGGCGCGATCTGAACCGCTCATTTCCGGGTTCAAAGAATGGGTCCATGGCATCTCGTCTGGCCAACATCCTGATGACAGAAATAATAAGCCAGTGCACCCATGTGATCGATCTTCATACTGGGGCTGTTGCCAGGAATAACCTGCCTCAGATTCGTGCTTTTTTGGAAGATGAACCCGAAACAGAAGCTATGGCCCGTGCTTTTGGTGTGCCTGTTATAATCAATTCTGATGTTCGTGATGGTTCATTGCGTGAGGCAGCCCGCAAGCAAAATATACCGGTCATTTTGTATGAAGCAGGCGAAGCACTCCGATTTGACGAAGTTGCTATTCGGGCAGGTGTGAGAGGTATTCTTGAAGTCATGTCTTTTCTGGGTATGAGACAAAAGAGCAGGAAGAAAAAAGAGAATAGCACTCGAATTTCCAGGTCCACTCACTGGGTCAGAGCCCCGGAGAGTGGAATATTGCGTTCTATTATACCTTTAGGTACACTGGTCCAAAAGGATGACATATTAGCCTATATAAGCGATCCATTGGGTGAGATCGAAACCAAAGTATTAAGCTCAACATCTGGTATCATAATTGGGAAAACAAACCTTCCACTTGCACATGAGGGTGAAGGTATATTTCATATCGCTAAGTATTCTGAGGCAGAAGAGGTCTCCAATCACATCGAAATCTATCATGATGAACTGGACCCTTTGACTGATGAAATAAGAAGTGAGGAAATTCCATTGGTGTGA
- a CDS encoding PAS domain S-box protein translates to MKKLLLLSEGKSKNADILQRIKSNGYSVYERLLNTENLDSFVQHEKIDVILLYFGSKAASEIANYKSIHEIRNVPIILIAFSLNDTYLQLLEEFSFSNYLIEPISDDQLRASIELSCSKHVHNNLKNNSDIEPVTVEYAKRYRTITEMAVDGFWYIDVEGRILEVNSKYCEMSGYSYEELLGMSVFNLEAYMTLEQIIYLIDRTKKVGKDLFETHHRRKDGKILDIEVSSIYSDMIPPGIFCFLRDISDRKELEQSFKESERSKSVILSNLPGMAYRCNYDRDWTMQFVSEGCYELTGYNPEDLLGNRTISFNDLIEPEYREHLWNKWERTLARNETFQDEYTITTASGENKWVWEQGKGIRDDKDNIIALEGFITDITQHRIVEEELRESEARYRNLFENNHSVMLIIDPDSGVIIDANPAAVKYYGWTREELQLKSIMDINTMSPSEIEEEMGFARIEHRNYFHFRHLLANGSVKDVEVFSGPITRKGRTLLYSIIHDITKRKLAEEALLKSEELFRTTLYSIGDGVITTDTAGRLQQMNHIAEELTGWTEAEAKGKQLEEVFDIINEHTRLPVEIPVRRVLREGQIVGLANHTLLISKDGTEIPIADSGSPIVDKNGRIVGVVLVFRDQSDERTAQDAIAESEARFRLLVENAPEAIFVQTDWKFAYLNPAALKLLGADSQEQFIGQPVLDNFHFDSHTSVKERIHLLNDKKQSVPTIEEICLRLDGSSFLAEVSAVPVTYDGSEGALVFFRDITERKQAEEEILKAKMVSDNANRSKSEFLANTSHELKTPLSSIIGFSDLLLEGNMGELSDKQRKYVGTINQNGHLLHNLINNILDISQIEFGEMELNCQRFNLANAIQDVYLMMSILSNKKDITITMNIALEQTEIVADNIKIKEILYNLIDNALKFTPKGGTITINAMQRDSEYVQMSVGDTGIGISMQGIERIFDPFYQADGSSTRRYRGTGLGLAIIKKFVKMHGGNIWVKSEVGKGSVFFFTIPINKYLVVKE, encoded by the coding sequence ATGAAGAAACTATTATTGCTTTCTGAGGGTAAATCTAAAAATGCAGATATTTTACAAAGGATAAAATCCAACGGTTATTCTGTTTATGAGAGATTATTGAACACTGAGAACCTGGATTCTTTCGTCCAACATGAAAAAATCGATGTTATATTACTTTATTTTGGATCAAAAGCTGCTTCTGAGATTGCGAATTACAAGAGTATCCACGAAATCCGAAATGTTCCTATTATCCTTATTGCTTTTTCACTGAATGATACATATCTTCAGCTTCTTGAAGAATTCTCATTTTCTAATTACCTTATAGAACCCATCTCCGATGATCAATTACGTGCTTCAATTGAATTGAGTTGCTCTAAACACGTGCACAATAATTTAAAGAATAACTCTGATATCGAGCCTGTAACTGTTGAATATGCAAAACGGTACAGAACAATTACTGAGATGGCAGTTGATGGTTTCTGGTACATTGATGTGGAAGGCAGGATTCTCGAAGTAAATAGCAAGTACTGTGAAATGTCAGGCTATTCATATGAAGAATTGCTGGGTATGAGTGTTTTCAATCTGGAAGCCTATATGACCCTTGAGCAGATCATATATCTTATAGACAGAACGAAAAAAGTCGGCAAAGACCTTTTTGAAACCCATCATCGCAGGAAAGATGGTAAAATACTGGACATTGAAGTAAGTTCCATTTACTCCGATATGATTCCTCCCGGAATATTTTGCTTCCTGAGAGACATAAGTGACCGCAAAGAGCTGGAACAGTCATTTAAGGAAAGTGAGCGAAGTAAATCAGTTATTCTCTCAAACCTGCCTGGAATGGCATATCGCTGTAATTATGACCGGGACTGGACAATGCAGTTTGTATCAGAGGGCTGCTACGAATTAACCGGGTATAATCCTGAGGATCTTCTTGGAAATAGAACTATTTCCTTTAATGACCTGATAGAGCCGGAATACAGAGAACATCTGTGGAATAAATGGGAAAGGACCCTTGCCAGAAATGAGACATTCCAGGATGAATATACAATAACTACTGCCTCCGGTGAAAATAAATGGGTATGGGAGCAGGGTAAGGGCATCCGTGACGATAAAGACAATATAATAGCTCTTGAAGGATTCATTACTGATATAACCCAACATAGAATAGTAGAAGAAGAGCTCAGGGAAAGCGAAGCACGCTACCGCAACCTCTTTGAAAACAATCATTCGGTCATGCTCATAATCGATCCTGACAGTGGAGTCATTATTGACGCGAATCCGGCAGCAGTTAAATATTATGGATGGACACGAGAAGAGCTGCAGCTAAAAAGTATCATGGACATTAATACGATGTCTCCTTCTGAGATAGAAGAGGAAATGGGGTTTGCAAGGATAGAACATCGTAATTACTTCCATTTCAGACATCTTCTGGCTAATGGTTCTGTAAAAGATGTTGAAGTTTTCAGTGGCCCTATTACAAGAAAAGGACGCACATTGCTTTATTCTATAATTCATGATATTACAAAACGTAAACTTGCAGAAGAAGCCTTGCTGAAAAGTGAAGAGCTATTCAGGACCACTTTATACAGCATTGGTGACGGGGTAATTACTACCGATACAGCCGGACGCCTGCAGCAAATGAACCATATCGCTGAGGAACTGACAGGATGGACCGAGGCTGAAGCAAAGGGCAAGCAGCTTGAAGAGGTCTTTGATATTATAAACGAACATACAAGGCTGCCAGTGGAGATCCCGGTTCGCAGAGTGTTAAGAGAAGGACAGATAGTAGGTCTGGCAAATCACACACTGCTGATCTCGAAAGATGGTACGGAAATACCTATAGCAGATAGTGGTTCACCAATTGTTGACAAAAATGGCAGGATAGTAGGGGTTGTGCTTGTGTTCCGTGACCAGAGTGATGAACGGACTGCCCAGGATGCAATAGCTGAAAGTGAAGCACGTTTCCGCCTTCTTGTAGAAAATGCACCTGAAGCCATCTTTGTTCAGACAGACTGGAAGTTTGCATACCTCAATCCTGCGGCATTAAAACTTCTGGGTGCAGATTCTCAGGAACAATTTATAGGGCAGCCTGTTCTTGATAACTTCCATTTTGATTCACACACTTCTGTAAAAGAACGAATCCATCTCCTGAATGATAAGAAACAGAGTGTTCCAACAATAGAGGAAATATGTCTTCGTCTTGATGGAAGCTCTTTTCTTGCAGAAGTATCTGCGGTTCCGGTCACTTATGATGGTTCTGAGGGAGCTCTTGTGTTCTTCCGCGATATAACTGAAAGAAAACAAGCCGAAGAAGAGATACTCAAGGCAAAGATGGTATCTGATAATGCAAATCGCAGTAAGAGTGAATTTCTGGCAAATACAAGCCATGAACTAAAAACTCCTTTAAGTTCTATTATCGGTTTTTCAGACCTGCTTCTGGAAGGAAATATGGGAGAACTGAGCGATAAACAGAGAAAATACGTCGGCACTATTAACCAGAACGGTCACTTACTTCACAACCTGATAAACAATATACTTGATATTTCCCAGATCGAATTTGGTGAAATGGAACTGAACTGTCAACGGTTCAATCTGGCTAATGCTATCCAGGATGTTTATTTAATGATGTCAATATTGTCTAACAAAAAAGACATTACAATTACAATGAACATTGCCCTGGAACAAACAGAAATTGTGGCTGACAACATAAAGATAAAAGAAATTCTGTATAACCTGATAGATAATGCCCTTAAATTCACCCCAAAAGGAGGGACAATAACGATCAATGCCATGCAAAGGGACAGTGAATATGTACAGATGTCTGTTGGCGATACAGGCATTGGAATCTCTATGCAGGGCATAGAAAGAATATTTGACCCATTCTATCAGGCTGACGGCTCAAGCACACGCAGATACAGGGGAACCGGATTAGGTTTAGCAATAATCAAGAAATTTGTCAAAATGCATGGCGGCAATATCTGGGTTAAAAGTGAAGTTGGAAAAGGAAGTGTATTCTTCTTTACAATTCCTATAAACAAATATCTAGTTGTAAAAGAGTGA
- a CDS encoding S-layer protein domain-containing protein produces MNIWKQYKGLTLTLVLFLTIVFSCGCIAGDEPVVSESINVNNNTSGVVPEDFKVINESNEEKMLEIDSTSYTTALKKTAILELENGYSLKVLDVDKQEERILVSLRKDGNEYATRTMLTGHTYSVKDTKDQNVIYSIHVDEIFDNSFVVELTYTIKPEILLETEVYEGKVREIEVRINEDTISRTYRWEYENTEFTVEYEYNIEAYDTYSERSRYRDYTHFVNDPYDDLLISQITTQMGELADDAGYSRNEIPYIAMAFVQSLPYVSDSASSGYDEYTRFPFETLYHGGGDCEDSSILLASILYDMGYGVALIELPGHMAVGVKGDDNLEGSYYDYSGTRYYYLETTNSGWNVGVIPDEYINADATVLPITRGYPELRIGFSGTAKSNGYVSYVNLEIEVENVGSLVAEDLVIYATLESTTEGMVWDDLQTDTDMDLNVDDTVTYTVSNLHVPAGEKYRVGIWAWDSNANSEYVFSDWTTA; encoded by the coding sequence ATGAACATCTGGAAACAGTACAAGGGTCTGACACTTACTTTAGTTCTATTTCTTACTATCGTTTTTTCATGTGGGTGTATAGCAGGTGATGAGCCTGTTGTTTCAGAAAGTATCAATGTAAACAACAATACCTCAGGTGTTGTTCCGGAAGATTTCAAGGTCATTAATGAGTCAAATGAAGAAAAAATGCTGGAGATTGATTCAACCAGCTATACAACGGCCCTTAAGAAAACAGCGATATTAGAACTTGAAAACGGCTATTCACTTAAAGTTCTGGATGTTGATAAGCAAGAGGAAAGAATTCTGGTTTCCTTAAGGAAAGATGGCAATGAATACGCTACACGCACAATGCTCACTGGGCATACTTATAGTGTGAAGGATACCAAAGACCAGAATGTCATTTATTCTATCCATGTGGATGAAATATTCGATAATAGTTTTGTTGTTGAGCTTACATATACGATAAAACCTGAGATTTTACTGGAAACAGAGGTCTATGAGGGTAAAGTCAGGGAAATTGAGGTTCGTATTAATGAAGACACCATTTCCAGAACCTACAGATGGGAATATGAAAATACGGAATTCACAGTGGAATACGAATACAATATTGAAGCCTATGATACATATTCAGAAAGAAGCCGCTACCGGGATTACACGCATTTTGTAAATGACCCGTATGATGATTTATTGATCTCCCAGATAACAACACAGATGGGAGAGCTTGCAGATGATGCAGGTTACAGCAGAAATGAGATACCTTATATTGCCATGGCTTTTGTACAGTCATTGCCGTATGTTAGTGATAGTGCTTCTTCAGGATATGATGAATATACCAGATTCCCTTTTGAGACATTATATCACGGAGGTGGGGATTGTGAAGATTCATCTATTCTTCTGGCTTCTATTCTTTATGATATGGGCTATGGGGTCGCACTCATAGAACTACCAGGACATATGGCTGTAGGTGTGAAAGGTGATGATAACCTTGAAGGTAGCTATTATGACTATTCAGGTACAAGATACTACTATCTGGAAACCACAAATTCAGGATGGAATGTGGGCGTTATTCCGGATGAATATATCAATGCAGATGCAACAGTATTGCCAATCACTCGGGGATATCCTGAGCTGAGAATCGGATTCAGTGGAACTGCAAAAAGTAATGGATACGTTTCTTATGTGAACCTGGAAATTGAGGTTGAGAATGTAGGTTCCCTGGTTGCTGAGGATCTGGTTATTTATGCAACACTTGAAAGCACCACTGAAGGCATGGTTTGGGATGACCTTCAAACTGATACAGATATGGATCTGAACGTTGATGATACTGTGACATATACTGTATCAAATCTCCACGTTCCAGCCGGTGAAAAATATCGAGTTGGTATATGGGCATGGGATTCTAATGCCAATAGTGAATATGTGTTTAGCGATTGGACTACAGCCTGA
- a CDS encoding SIMPL domain-containing protein — MSQEDSSNKLYYIVFALSIALVIMAAVLYASSQATSQQNTEQTIYMNGYAENKVVPDTVSLSIGVVVQSPTSKEAVSENAVLMSAVIDELKALGLEDKDIQTSYVSVYPVYNYDGKATIEGYSASNNVQVTTTMLDKLSDIIDRSTAAGANQIGSISFSVSDEMQKELREELIDEAVADAKSKADMLANSLDVKITGVLTSSVSDSSGSRFYYEVAESLPMEESAVSTPIQPGESTVSMSVQVTYLIE; from the coding sequence TTGTCACAAGAAGATTCTAGCAATAAATTATACTATATTGTCTTTGCCCTGTCAATAGCTCTGGTGATAATGGCAGCAGTGCTATATGCCAGTTCACAAGCAACATCACAACAGAATACTGAACAGACCATCTATATGAACGGATATGCGGAAAATAAAGTAGTTCCTGATACAGTATCATTGAGCATAGGTGTTGTAGTCCAGTCTCCTACCTCAAAGGAAGCAGTTTCTGAAAATGCAGTCCTGATGAGTGCTGTTATAGATGAACTCAAAGCTCTTGGTCTGGAAGACAAAGACATCCAGACATCATATGTGTCTGTATATCCCGTTTACAATTATGATGGAAAGGCAACTATTGAGGGTTACTCTGCTTCTAATAATGTGCAGGTAACAACCACGATGCTTGACAAACTGAGTGATATAATTGACAGGTCCACTGCCGCCGGAGCCAATCAGATTGGAAGTATTTCTTTTTCAGTATCTGATGAGATGCAAAAAGAACTCCGTGAAGAGCTTATAGACGAAGCAGTGGCAGATGCAAAGTCAAAAGCCGATATGCTTGCCAATAGTCTGGATGTTAAGATAACAGGTGTACTTACATCATCCGTAAGCGACAGCAGTGGGTCCAGATTCTACTATGAGGTCGCAGAATCCTTGCCAATGGAGGAAAGCGCAGTTTCTACGCCCATACAACCCGGTGAATCAACCGTTTCAATGTCTGTCCAGGTGACATACCTTATCGAATAA